One Arthrobacter sp. StoSoilB19 DNA window includes the following coding sequences:
- a CDS encoding DUF262 domain-containing protein codes for MSEETYEESQPLWGDAYDAESDLKLAQGHQAVVTGTDWTVETILSQMRRGNFDLSPKFQRRDAWDAVRKSRFIESLILQLPVPQIVLAEKANARGQYIVLDGKQRLLAIQQFASSSSLDSGMEEFRPLRLTGLDIRPELKSMSLANLEESVQFLDDLNSFLNQTIRTVVVRSWPDEDFLNLIFLRLNTGSVGLSPQELRQALAPGPFTEFLDAYASNSRPLKKALNIQRPDFRMRDVEIALRFFAFDFFLENYQGNLKRFLDDTTLQLNIEWPRSKDDVEKSAKSLDAAIGCTLEIFGSNAFRRWTTDGYQRNFNRAVFDTMTYYFKSTDVRERALAKPSAVERAFQNLNTSDADFNNSIQTTTKTLTATLTRLQKWGHTLEQTLDIALPALDDVEQLMEKHRQ; via the coding sequence TTGAGCGAAGAAACTTACGAAGAGTCCCAGCCACTCTGGGGCGATGCCTACGACGCTGAGTCAGACCTGAAGTTGGCCCAAGGTCATCAGGCTGTGGTTACGGGGACGGACTGGACTGTTGAGACGATTTTGAGTCAGATGCGCCGGGGAAACTTTGATTTGTCACCCAAGTTTCAACGTCGGGATGCTTGGGATGCGGTCAGGAAAAGTCGGTTCATTGAAAGCCTCATCCTTCAGCTTCCGGTTCCGCAAATAGTGTTAGCCGAAAAAGCTAATGCCAGAGGTCAATACATTGTCCTCGATGGCAAACAGCGACTGCTGGCAATACAACAATTCGCCTCGAGTTCGAGCCTTGATTCCGGCATGGAAGAGTTTCGTCCGCTGCGCCTCACAGGACTTGATATCAGACCGGAGCTTAAGTCTATGAGCTTGGCAAACCTGGAGGAATCAGTACAATTCCTTGACGACCTTAACTCATTTCTTAACCAGACGATCCGCACTGTGGTTGTTCGTTCATGGCCTGATGAGGATTTCCTAAACTTAATTTTTCTTAGATTAAACACCGGAAGTGTCGGGCTTTCACCTCAGGAATTGCGTCAAGCACTAGCACCGGGGCCTTTTACCGAGTTTCTAGACGCGTATGCCTCCAATTCCAGGCCGCTCAAGAAAGCCCTTAATATCCAACGACCCGATTTTAGAATGCGAGACGTTGAAATCGCCTTACGATTCTTCGCTTTTGATTTTTTTCTAGAAAATTATCAGGGCAATCTAAAACGCTTTCTAGACGATACAACTTTGCAGTTGAATATTGAATGGCCTCGCAGTAAAGATGACGTCGAGAAATCTGCCAAATCCCTTGACGCGGCAATAGGTTGCACATTGGAAATTTTTGGTTCGAATGCGTTCCGGCGCTGGACTACTGATGGTTACCAGCGGAATTTCAATAGAGCTGTTTTCGACACGATGACGTACTACTTCAAGTCCACGGACGTGCGGGAACGAGCTCTCGCAAAGCCTTCAGCCGTAGAGCGGGCATTTCAAAACTTGAACACATCTGACGCCGATTTCAATAATTCCATCCAGACCACAACCAAGACACTCACTGCAACCCTAACGCGTCTTCAAAAATGGGGCCACACCCTAGAGCAGACGCTTGATATCGCACTCCCTGCGCTCGATGACGTTGAACAGCTGATGGAGAAACACCGTCAATGA
- a CDS encoding DEAD/DEAH box helicase, which translates to MSEGLYEQLKTERLIAGLSKVPELEPEFEFIEDEDSPDILSRHVADAVRKALAGARPTDRVALANRLLQELHYDDLITEVPCQLHSLHTPDALRRGQPRRPKTKLSDSALLTNSKDEPNLAAELRAEIESANTVDLLCAFVRWTGLRLLEPALEQLKERGAKLRVITTTYMGATERRAIDELVNRYGAEVKISYETQATRLHAKAWLFRRNTGFDTAYVGSSNLSQAALLDGLEWNVRLSSVATPALLQKFEVTFDSYWEQRAFQSYDPERDGVKLDAALERNGGRRTAAPDAPTGLEVQPFLHQEEMLEDLEAERLKGFNHNLLVAATGTGKTVIAALDYKRLSEAAGRDLKLLFVAHRQEILKQAMRTYRDVMQDGAFGELYVGDHKPQEWKHIFASVQSLSSLGIEQLEPDFFDVVVIDEFHHAMAPTYRRLLDHLKPQQLLGLTATPERGDGVDVAKQFFDGRTASELRLWDALDADLLVPFHYFGVSDDVDLSQLEWKRGNYDTTQLSALYTGNDARAAKVIRELRDKATSTDQMRAIGFCVSVQHARYMAEVFNRAGIAAVVVDGTTDNADRDEALRRLGQREINCIFAVDLFNEGLDLPQVDTILLLRPTQSATIFLQQLGRGLRRAEGKAVLTVLDFIGQQRREFRFDLRYRALTGYGRKELEKAVEDEFPYLPSGSQIVLDRVAQKVVLDNIKAQLRFNRAQLVRDIASYAETELEAYLERSGNEVKTIYRSTKDSWTGYLRQAGLIEGLSPLETVLRGKLEELSDAEEKKLLGRIAALIHVDDPERAAAYSMLVAPDAPRYAELGMREQGFARMLFYTLWDDGGGFKTYDDGLDHLRRYQFVCREIRQVVELGEAASKHAAKSLGAGLQHIPLLSHATYRREEVLAALQYGSLEQGKNVQHREGVAWCPATSTDAFFVTLNKDDEKHSATTMYKDYALSPDLFHWESQNATSPSSPTGRRYLDRVSHGSKILIFTRNTADDETGLTVPYTCLGQVDYVQHVGEKPISITWKLHRPMPADVYATAAAVAQ; encoded by the coding sequence TTGTCGGAGGGGTTATATGAACAGCTCAAAACTGAAAGGCTAATAGCTGGTCTTTCTAAAGTTCCCGAGCTAGAACCGGAATTTGAGTTCATTGAGGACGAAGACTCTCCAGACATTCTCTCCCGTCACGTCGCAGACGCAGTTCGAAAAGCTCTCGCCGGAGCGAGGCCGACTGACAGGGTGGCTCTGGCAAATCGACTTCTTCAGGAGCTTCACTACGACGACCTCATCACGGAGGTGCCTTGCCAACTTCATTCTCTTCATACTCCTGACGCATTAAGGCGCGGCCAGCCTCGCCGCCCCAAGACGAAGCTGAGTGACTCGGCGCTTCTCACCAACAGCAAGGACGAGCCCAACCTCGCCGCGGAACTCAGGGCCGAGATAGAGTCCGCGAACACCGTCGACCTTCTCTGCGCCTTCGTTCGGTGGACTGGCCTGAGGCTCCTGGAGCCTGCCTTAGAGCAACTCAAGGAGCGCGGCGCCAAGCTCCGAGTCATCACCACCACCTACATGGGGGCCACCGAACGCCGAGCCATTGACGAGCTCGTCAATCGGTACGGGGCCGAGGTAAAGATTAGTTACGAAACCCAGGCCACGAGGCTGCACGCCAAGGCCTGGCTGTTCCGCCGCAACACGGGTTTCGACACCGCCTACGTCGGCAGCTCTAATCTGAGCCAGGCTGCACTCCTGGACGGGCTGGAGTGGAACGTCCGGCTCAGTTCTGTCGCAACGCCCGCCCTCCTGCAGAAGTTCGAGGTCACCTTCGACAGCTACTGGGAGCAGCGGGCTTTCCAGAGCTACGACCCGGAGCGCGACGGCGTAAAGCTGGACGCTGCGTTGGAACGGAACGGCGGCCGTCGCACAGCGGCCCCGGATGCCCCCACTGGGCTGGAGGTTCAGCCGTTCCTCCACCAGGAGGAGATGCTGGAGGATCTGGAAGCGGAGCGCCTCAAGGGTTTCAACCACAACCTCCTGGTCGCCGCCACCGGCACCGGCAAAACAGTAATCGCCGCCCTGGACTACAAACGGCTGTCCGAAGCTGCCGGTCGCGATCTCAAACTACTCTTCGTCGCCCACCGCCAAGAAATCTTGAAACAGGCGATGCGCACCTACCGTGATGTTATGCAGGACGGAGCCTTCGGTGAGCTCTACGTGGGGGATCACAAGCCGCAGGAGTGGAAGCACATCTTCGCGTCCGTCCAGTCGCTGTCTTCCCTCGGCATCGAGCAGCTGGAGCCTGACTTCTTCGACGTCGTGGTCATCGATGAGTTCCACCACGCCATGGCGCCTACTTACCGGCGGCTGCTGGACCATCTGAAACCGCAGCAGCTCCTCGGACTCACGGCGACCCCAGAACGCGGGGACGGCGTTGACGTCGCCAAACAGTTCTTCGACGGGCGTACCGCGAGCGAACTAAGGCTGTGGGACGCCCTCGACGCCGACCTGCTGGTCCCGTTCCACTACTTCGGCGTCTCCGATGACGTGGACCTGAGTCAGTTGGAATGGAAACGCGGCAACTACGACACCACCCAGCTGAGCGCCCTCTACACCGGAAACGACGCCCGCGCCGCCAAGGTGATTCGCGAACTCCGGGACAAGGCCACCAGCACCGATCAGATGCGGGCCATCGGCTTCTGCGTCTCCGTGCAGCACGCCCGCTACATGGCCGAGGTGTTCAACAGGGCTGGCATTGCCGCCGTCGTCGTCGACGGCACCACTGACAATGCTGACCGCGATGAGGCCCTCCGGCGCCTGGGGCAACGGGAGATCAACTGCATCTTCGCCGTCGACCTCTTCAATGAAGGCCTGGACCTGCCGCAGGTGGACACCATCCTGCTGCTCCGGCCCACGCAGAGCGCCACGATCTTCCTCCAGCAGCTGGGGCGCGGGCTGCGCCGTGCGGAGGGCAAGGCGGTGCTGACGGTCCTGGACTTCATCGGCCAACAGCGCCGTGAGTTCCGCTTTGATCTGCGCTACCGGGCGCTGACCGGCTACGGCCGCAAGGAGCTGGAGAAGGCTGTCGAGGACGAGTTCCCGTACCTGCCCTCCGGCTCGCAAATCGTGCTGGACCGGGTGGCGCAGAAGGTGGTGCTGGACAACATCAAGGCACAGCTGCGGTTCAACCGGGCACAGCTGGTCCGGGACATCGCCTCGTACGCCGAGACCGAGCTGGAGGCCTATCTGGAGCGGTCCGGGAACGAGGTGAAGACGATCTACCGCTCCACCAAGGACTCGTGGACCGGCTACCTCCGCCAGGCAGGACTGATCGAGGGGCTCTCACCCCTGGAGACCGTGCTGCGCGGGAAGCTCGAGGAGCTGTCGGACGCGGAGGAAAAGAAGCTGCTGGGCCGCATCGCCGCGCTGATTCACGTGGACGATCCGGAACGTGCCGCCGCCTACTCCATGCTGGTCGCTCCCGACGCGCCCCGCTACGCGGAGCTTGGCATGCGCGAGCAGGGCTTCGCCCGCATGCTCTTTTACACGCTGTGGGATGACGGCGGAGGATTCAAGACGTACGACGACGGCCTGGACCACCTGCGCCGCTACCAGTTTGTGTGCCGCGAGATCCGCCAGGTTGTGGAGCTGGGAGAGGCGGCATCGAAACATGCAGCGAAGAGCCTGGGCGCCGGGCTGCAGCACATCCCGCTGCTCTCGCATGCCACCTACCGCCGCGAAGAGGTTCTGGCAGCGTTGCAGTACGGCTCGCTGGAACAGGGCAAGAACGTCCAGCACCGTGAGGGCGTTGCCTGGTGTCCTGCAACTTCCACAGATGCCTTCTTTGTCACTCTGAACAAGGACGACGAGAAGCATTCGGCGACCACGATGTACAAGGACTACGCGCTCAGTCCAGACCTGTTCCACTGGGAGTCGCAGAACGCTACCTCTCCGAGCAGCCCGACCGGTCGGCGATACCTCGACCGGGTTTCCCACGGCTCGAAAATTCTGATCTTCACGAGGAACACAGCGGACGACGAGACTGGCCTAACTGTTCCCTACACATGCTTGGGGCAGGTGGACTACGTGCAGCACGTGGGCGAGAAACCGATCTCGATCACGTGGAAGCTGCACCGGCCGATGCCCGCCGATGTGTATGCCACAGCCGCTGCCGTTGCGCAGTGA
- a CDS encoding helicase-related protein, translated as MSAPVNEQVELNVAPGSIVHVRDEEWLVTGVEETGDGLLIRVRGLSELVRDTTAAFYKSLDKIEVVDPAQAVPVADASPNYRRARLWLESTLRKTPIPQDHEGLTVSTRMLADKLEYQRIAVARALDPQNVRPRILIADAVGLGKTLEIGMILSELARRGRAERVLVVTPRHVLEQMQHELWCRFALPFVRLDSAGIQKVRQTLPATRNPFTYFKRAIISIDTLKSARYKAHLQKIRWDAVVIDESHNLTNAGTLNNELARILAPNTEALILASATPHNGKQESFAELIRLLDPTAIRPDGTFDGNDIQRLIIRRHRHSPEVAAEVGANWMERLEPDNRLIPASPAENAVAQEIADMWLYPQNGSSPYSGANSSLFPWTLAKAFLSSPAALLETVKERLRKVADPKLPAEHREHEALEHLRALTEESLKKPSAKYQELAQYLKGIGVGPKSDMRAVVFAERVPTLMWLERHLPKDLGLKPENVRILHGGLSDVEQQEIVESFKQESSPIRVLVTGDVASEGVNLHSQCHHLIHFDIPWSLIRIEQRNGRIDRYGQKKNPQITTLLLHPNHEKFAGDLKVITRLMEREHEAHGALNDVGSLMGEHSVEAEQKAILAVLTGRKSEDQVVRTVEDVLDPAHTADGAFDDFDSFFEQLTADDGGDSPRVPTDAGGGLYSSELDYLDDALHEAFGNPEEPPSNGAGGGVNWRVHAQHQVAELEPPRDLQQRLAHLPQGYLADRKITEKLKLATTLDKGQNELDAAKKAIPAKGEKATTWPEAHFLGPLHPVLEWASDRALASMAGNEVPVVRADVEEPSILLMGTLMNRRGQVISQAFFATQGGKLCIPEQIGSLAEYLRGIGLTDKSINTGPVADAGAYQPYIARAVKNTTGSLDITFEAAAQAADHRLGEWHGRADAWSEVNGQAQLPGMSTRRLKENKTRVKQEQEIVSSLAPDRRLVRPLLVVVPLNTPAEGEH; from the coding sequence GTGTCAGCTCCAGTCAACGAGCAGGTCGAGCTCAACGTCGCACCAGGTTCCATCGTTCACGTTCGAGACGAGGAATGGCTAGTTACGGGAGTAGAGGAAACGGGCGACGGCCTCCTCATAAGAGTCCGCGGACTCAGTGAGCTTGTTCGCGACACAACAGCGGCCTTCTATAAGAGCCTGGACAAAATCGAAGTCGTTGACCCCGCCCAAGCCGTTCCCGTGGCCGATGCGAGCCCAAACTACCGCCGCGCCCGCCTGTGGCTCGAGTCCACCCTCCGTAAGACGCCCATTCCGCAGGATCATGAGGGCCTCACGGTCTCCACGCGCATGCTCGCGGACAAGCTCGAGTACCAGCGCATCGCCGTCGCCCGCGCTTTGGACCCCCAGAACGTCCGCCCCAGAATCCTCATTGCGGACGCGGTCGGCCTAGGCAAGACGCTTGAGATCGGCATGATCCTGAGCGAGCTGGCTCGGCGCGGAAGGGCAGAGCGCGTCCTGGTCGTCACTCCCCGGCATGTCCTTGAGCAGATGCAGCACGAGCTCTGGTGCCGCTTCGCCCTCCCGTTTGTCCGCCTGGACTCCGCCGGCATCCAGAAGGTCCGTCAAACGCTCCCGGCGACGCGCAATCCATTCACGTATTTCAAGCGCGCCATCATCTCGATCGACACCCTGAAGTCAGCCCGCTACAAGGCGCATCTGCAGAAGATCCGCTGGGACGCCGTCGTCATCGACGAATCCCACAACCTCACCAACGCAGGAACGCTCAACAACGAGCTCGCCAGGATCCTCGCCCCCAACACCGAGGCCCTCATCCTCGCCTCGGCAACCCCTCACAATGGCAAGCAAGAATCTTTTGCCGAGCTGATCCGTCTCCTTGACCCAACCGCGATCCGTCCGGACGGCACCTTCGACGGAAACGATATTCAGCGCCTTATTATCCGGCGTCACCGTCACAGTCCCGAGGTAGCCGCCGAGGTTGGCGCCAACTGGATGGAGCGCCTCGAACCAGACAACCGTCTGATCCCGGCAAGTCCTGCCGAGAACGCCGTCGCCCAGGAAATCGCAGATATGTGGCTATATCCCCAAAACGGTTCCAGCCCCTACTCCGGCGCGAACAGCTCTCTCTTCCCCTGGACGCTCGCGAAAGCTTTCCTCTCAAGCCCTGCGGCGCTTCTTGAAACGGTCAAGGAGCGCCTCCGCAAGGTCGCGGACCCGAAGCTGCCAGCAGAGCACCGGGAGCACGAAGCTCTTGAACACCTCAGGGCCCTGACCGAGGAGTCGCTCAAGAAGCCTTCAGCGAAGTACCAGGAGCTCGCCCAGTACCTGAAAGGAATCGGTGTCGGTCCCAAGTCGGACATGCGCGCCGTCGTCTTTGCCGAGCGGGTCCCCACGCTCATGTGGCTCGAGCGCCACCTCCCCAAGGACCTCGGCCTCAAGCCGGAGAATGTCCGCATCCTGCACGGCGGCCTCAGCGACGTTGAACAGCAGGAGATTGTCGAAAGCTTCAAGCAGGAGTCCTCACCCATCCGCGTGCTTGTCACAGGAGACGTCGCCTCCGAAGGCGTGAACCTGCACAGCCAATGCCATCACCTCATCCACTTCGACATCCCGTGGTCGCTTATTCGCATCGAGCAGCGCAACGGCCGCATCGACCGGTACGGTCAGAAGAAGAACCCCCAGATCACCACGCTCCTCCTGCACCCGAACCACGAGAAGTTTGCCGGAGACCTGAAGGTCATTACCCGCCTCATGGAGCGCGAGCATGAAGCCCACGGCGCCCTCAATGACGTCGGCTCTCTTATGGGCGAGCACAGCGTAGAGGCAGAACAGAAAGCGATCCTCGCCGTCCTCACAGGCAGGAAGTCGGAGGACCAGGTCGTGCGGACCGTCGAGGACGTCCTTGACCCGGCCCACACCGCCGACGGCGCCTTCGACGATTTCGACAGCTTCTTCGAGCAGCTCACCGCGGACGACGGCGGCGACTCACCCCGGGTGCCGACGGACGCCGGCGGAGGGCTTTATTCCAGCGAGCTGGACTACCTCGACGACGCCCTCCACGAGGCCTTCGGTAACCCCGAAGAGCCACCCTCCAACGGCGCCGGGGGAGGGGTGAACTGGAGGGTCCACGCCCAGCACCAGGTCGCAGAACTCGAACCACCCCGCGACCTCCAGCAGCGGCTCGCGCACCTGCCGCAGGGCTACCTCGCCGACCGCAAGATCACGGAAAAGCTCAAACTGGCCACGACCCTGGACAAGGGCCAAAATGAGCTCGACGCAGCCAAGAAGGCCATCCCGGCGAAGGGCGAGAAGGCAACCACCTGGCCAGAGGCCCACTTCCTCGGCCCGCTGCACCCAGTCCTCGAATGGGCCAGCGACCGCGCCCTCGCGTCGATGGCCGGCAACGAGGTTCCCGTGGTCCGCGCCGACGTCGAGGAGCCGAGCATCCTCCTCATGGGCACGCTGATGAACCGCCGAGGACAGGTCATCTCCCAAGCGTTCTTCGCCACGCAGGGCGGCAAGCTGTGCATCCCCGAGCAGATCGGCAGTCTCGCCGAGTACCTCCGTGGTATCGGCCTCACCGACAAGTCGATCAACACCGGGCCCGTCGCGGACGCCGGGGCGTATCAGCCTTATATCGCCCGGGCCGTCAAAAACACCACTGGCTCGCTCGACATAACGTTCGAGGCCGCCGCCCAGGCCGCGGATCATCGGCTGGGGGAATGGCACGGCCGAGCGGACGCGTGGAGCGAAGTCAACGGGCAGGCACAGCTCCCCGGCATGAGTACGCGGCGCCTCAAAGAGAACAAAACACGCGTCAAGCAGGAACAGGAGATCGTCTCCTCCCTTGCCCCGGACCGCCGCCTTGTGCGGCCGCTGCTCGTCGTCGTGCCCCTCAACACCCCCGCGGAAGGAGAGCACTGA